The nucleotide sequence TCTTTTATGTCTTTTACCAATATGACGAGTAGTTATACGACCTTTGTTATTTCTACCGCCAGTTTTATTGTTTCTTTTAACTAAAGATGAAAATGGTGGACCTTTATATAATTTTTTATTTGATAATTTTATTACATGTCTACGTCCAGGAGAAGTAGGCTTGCATTTTATAATCGTCATAATTTATATTATATTCCTAATATTAATTAATTTGTAATATTCATAAAATCTTTGTTTTGATTTTTTGATAAAGTAATATAAGCTTTTTTCCATTTACTATACTTTGTACGTTTATTTTTGTTATTTGTTAATTTTTTTTTAACAATTAAAGTATTTATTTTTATAACATTTACATTAAATATTTTTTTAATAGATTTTTTTATTTGATCTTTCGTACATTTTCTTTTAACTTTTATTGTCAAAACATTAGACTTTTTCATAATAATTGATGATTTTTCTGAAATATGAGATCCAAATAATATATCAAAAGATTTTTCTTTATTAATCATGATAATTTATCCTCAATTTTTTTTAACGCATTTGTAGTAATAACTACTTTTTTAAACTTTATCAGATTAACTGGGTTAATACAAAAAACAGATACAACATCAATATTATATAAATTTCTAGCAGCTAAAAGTAAATTATTATCTAGAAATTCTGTTATAATTAAAGCATTATTAATATTAAAAAAACTTAATTTTTTAATTAAAATTTTTGTTTTTGGATAATTAATTGTAAATTTATTAAAAATTATTAACCTATTTTTACGCACTAATTCAGAAAAAATTATCTTTAATGTTTTTTTATACATTTTTTTATTTATTTTTCTTACATAGTTTTTATTTCTAGCAGCAAAAGTTACTCCTCCTGAACGCCATATAGGGCTTTGAAAAGAACCAGCTCTAGCTTTACCAGTTCCTTTTTGCCTCCAAGGTTTTTTACCTGAACCTTTTACTTCACTTCTATTTTTTTGAGATTTAGTTCCTTGACGACCAGAATTGATATATGTTGTGATAACTTGGTGTATTAAAGAACTATTAAAATTGCAACCAAAAACATATTTAGATAACTTAATATTTTTATTAGTTAAATCTAATAATTTTAATTCCATAAATTATATTCCTATATATTTTTGACAGATTGTCTAATAATAACATTATTACCACAAAATCCAGGTATTGAACCTTTAATAATAATAAGTTCTTTTTTTATATTTATTTTTACAATCTTAAGATTTTGTATAGTTACTTTATGATTTCCTAGATGACCAGACATTTTTTTTCCTTTAAAAACTCTTCCTGGAGTTTGATTTTGACCTATAGAACCAGGAGCTCGATGAGATAAAGAATTACCATGGCTAGCATCTTGCATACTAAAATTCCATCTTTTTACAGTTCCAGCAAAACCTTTACCTTTCGAAATTCCTGTAATATCTACTTTGTTAATATCATTAAATATATCAACACCTATATTTTGACCTTCATAAAATTTTGTATTATCTAAGTTTTTAAACTCCCATAATCCTATACCAGGTGTAACTCCGTGTTTTTTATAATGACCAATAATAGATTTATTAATCTTTTTGTTTTTCTTGATACTACTAGTTGTAATTTGAATAGTATTACAAACATTTTGTGGAGTATTTTTTACTTGAACTACTCTATTTTTAAATATTTGTATTACAGTAACAGGAATAGAAATTCCTTTTTTATTAAAAATACGTGTCATTCCTATTTTTTTACCAACTAAACCAATCATGTTAAAAACCCTTTTAGCAATTTAACCTAAACTAATTTGTACATCTACACCAGCTGCTAAATCTAACCGCATTAATGCATCTACTGTTTTTTCTGTAGGTTTTACAATATCTATAATACGTTTATGAGTACGTATTTCATATTGATCTCTAGCATCTTTGTTAACGTGTGGAGAAATTAATATTGTAAATTTTTCTGTTTTTGTTGGTAACGGAATTGGACCTCTAACTTGAGCTCCAGTTCTTTTAGCTGTATCTACTATTTCAGTAGTTGACTGATCAATTAAACGATGGTCAAAAGCTTTAAGATTAATTCTAATCCTTTGGTTCTGCATATCCCAGAACTCCAATTATGTAAAATGAAAAAAATTCATTAAAAAATAAAATCAAAATTGATTAATTTTCAATAAAAATAGTTTTATTAACATGTTAAAAAATAAAAAAATAAAATAATTAATTATTTAGTTAATATATATATATTATTAAATATATTTAAACGAAATTAAATTAAATATATTAAAAAAAAATACATATTAAAATTTTACAAAATAGCACTTTTATAGTGCTATTTAATAAGATAATTTTAATATAAAAAATAATTAATTAATTACTTTAGTTACTATACCAGCTCCAACGGTACGACCACCTTCTCTAATAGCAAATCTCAATCCATTTGACATAGCTATAGGATGAATTAAATTTACTGTCATTTTAATATTATCACCAGGCATAACCATTTCAACGTTTTCTGGTAACTCTATAGAACCAGTAACATCTGTAGTACGAAAATAAAATTGAGGTTTATATCCTTTAAAAAAAGGAGTATGTCTACCACCTTCTTCTTTAGATAATACATATACTTCAGCATCAAATTTTAAATGAGGATTAATAGTTCCTGGTTTTGATAATACTTGACCTCTTTCTATATCCTCTCTTTTAATACCTCTTAATAAAATACCTACGTTTTCACCAGCTCTACCTTCATCTAATAATTTTCTAAACATTTCAACACCAGTACAAGTAGTTTTTGTTGTTTTTTTAATACCAACAATTTCTACTTCTTCACCTAATTTAATTACTCCACTTTCTACACGACCAGTTACAACCGTACCTCTACCAGAGATAGAAAATACATCTTCTATAGGTAATAAAAAAGGTTGATCAATAGCTCTTACAGGTGTAGGAATATATTTATCTAAACAATTTGATAAATCAATAATTTTTGATTCCCAAGATGCTTCATTATCTAAAGCTTTTAAAGCTGAACCTCTTATTATAGGAGTTTTATCTCCTGGAAAATCATATTGTGTTAATAAATCTCTGACTTCCATTTCAACTAATTCTAATAACTCTTCATCATCAACCATATCACATTTATTTAAAAAAACAATTATATATGGAACTCCTACTTGCCTAGCTAATAAAATATGCTCTCTTGTTTGAGGCATAGGACCATCTGTAGCTGCTACAACTAAAATAGCACCATCCATTTGAGCAGCTCCTGTTATCATATTTTTGATATAATCAGCATGACCAGGACAATCAACGTGAGCATAATGTCTAGATAGAGTATCATATTCAACATGAGATGTATTAATAGTGATACCCCTTTCTTTTTCTTCTGGAGCATTATCTATTTGATCGAAAGCAAAAGCTGAACCACCATATTTTTTAGAAAGAACCGTTGTAATAGCAGATGTTAAAGTAGTTTTACCATGATCAACATGTCCTATAGTACCAACATTAATATGAGGTTTTAAACGTTCAAATTTTTTTTTAGACATAAATTATTTCCTTAATTATAAATGTGTTTTATTTTATTCGAGATTCTATGATATTCTTTGAAATATTATTAGGAGCTTCATTATATTTTGAAAATTCCATAGAATAAGAAGCTCTTCCTTGAGTTTGAGATCTTAAATTAGTAGCATAACCAAACATTTCAGATAAAGGAACAGAAGCAGTAACTATTCTACCTATATGTAAGGAATTTTCCATTCCTGTAATAATACCTCTTCGACGATTTAAATCACCTATTACATCTCCCATATATTCTTCTGGGGTTTCTACTTCAACTTTCATTATTGGTTCTAATATCGTAGGATTGGCTATTTTAAAAGCTTTTTTGAATGCTATTGAAGCTGCTAATTTAAAAGCTATTTCAGATGAGTCAACATCATGATATGAACCAAAGTGCAATCTTATACCAATATTAACAACAGGATAACCAGCTAGCGGACCAGATTTTAATTGATCTTTAAAACCTTTATCAATAGCAGATATGTATTCTCCAGGTATTACACCTCCTTTTATTTCATTTAAAAAAATATAACTTTCATTATCTGGTTCTATAGGAAACATATCAATTAATACATGACCATATTGTCCTCTTCCTCCAGATTGTTTGATGTGTTTACCTTCAATATCATTAACTCTATTTCTAATTGTTTCTCTATAAGATACTTGAGGATTACCTATATTTGAATCTACTCCAAATTCTCTTTTCATTCTATCAATAATAATTTCTAAATGTAATTCACCCATGCCTGATATAATGGTTTGATTAGATTCTTTATCTGTTGAAACTTTAAATGAAGGATCTTCTTTTGCTAATCTAATTAATGCAATACCCATTTTTTCTTGATCAACTTTAGTTTTTGGTTCAACAGCAATAGAAATAACTGGTTCTGGAAACTCTATTTTTTCTAAAATTATAGGATTAGAAACACTACATAATGTGTCTCCAGTAGTAACGTTTTTTAAACCTATTGCTGCAGCAATATCTCCAGCTCTTACTTCTTTTATTTCTTCTTTTTTATTAGCATGCATTTGTACTATTCTACCAATTCTTTCTTTATTGTACTTTATTGGATTTAATATTGTGTCTCCTGATTTAACTATTCCTGAATAAACTCTAAAAAAAGTAAGATTTCCAACAAATGGATCTGTAGATATTTTAAAAGCTAAAGCTGAAAAATGTTCTTCATCAGAAGTAGCACGATATACAAAAGATTTACTTTTTAATTTATTATGTCCTTTTACAGATTGTACATCTATAGGAGATGGTAAATAATCAATGATTGCATCTAATAATGACTGAATTCCTTTGTTTTTGAAAGCTGAACCACAAGTTACTAAAACAATTCTATTGTTTAAAGAACTATTTCTTAAAGATAATTTAATTTCTTTTTTTGTTATTTTTTTTCCATTTAAATATTTTTCTGTAAGCACTTCATCAAATTCAGCAGCATATTCAATTAATTTTTGATTCCATTTTTTTGAAATTTCTAAAAATTTTTCTGGTATTTTTGTATATGTAAATGTAATACCATTATCTTTTTCAGACCATTGAATTGCTTTCATAGTTAATAAATCTATTATTCCTTTAAAATTATTTTCCTTACCCATAGGTATCTGAATTGGTACAGGTATAGATCCAAGTTTACTTTTAATTTGTTTTAAAACTTTAAAAAAATTTGCACCCATTCTGTCCATTTTATTCACAAATGCTATTCTAGGAACTTTATATTTATTAGCTTGTCTCCATACAGTTTCTGATTGAGGTTGAACACCACCAACAGCACAATAAACCATAACTACACCATCTAAAACTCTCATGGATCTTTCTACTTCTATAGTAAAATCTACATGACCTGGCGTATCAATAATATTAATTCGATGTGACGGAAATTGTTTAAACATTCCAGACCAAAAAGTTGTAGTAGATGCAGAAGTAATAGTTATACCTCTTTCTTGTTCTTGAGCCATCCAATCCATAGTGGCAGCACCATCATGAACTTCACCTATTTTATGATTTACTCCAGTATAAAATAAAATTCTTTCAGTTGTAGTTGTTTTTCCAGCATCTATATGAGCACTTATACCTATATTTCTATAGTGTATAATAGGTGTTGTACGAGACATTTAAATCCTTACATTTAATATAACAAGATGTGTACGTTGTTTTAATTATATTGTGCTAAAAAAAATAATCACCATCTATAATGTGCAAAAGCTTTATTAGCTTCAGCCATACGATGAACTTCTTCTTTTTTTTTAACAGCATTACCTTTATTATTTAATGCATCTAATAGTTCATTTGTTAATCTTATAGACATAGATTTATCTGATCTTTTTCTTGCTGAAGATACGATCCATCGCATAGCTAATGCGTTTCTTCTAACCATTCTAACTTCAACAGGAACTTGATAAGTAGACCCACCAACTCTTCTAGATTTTACTTCTACAGTAGGTTTTACATTTTCTAAAGCATGTTTAAAAGATTCTAACTCATTTTTTTTAGTTTTTTTAGATAAATTAATTAAAGCATAATAAACTATTTTTTCAGCAATAGATTTCTTCCCATCAACCATTAAAATATTTATAAACTTAGCTAATAATTTGGAAGAAAATTTTGGATCTTTTAATATTTTACGACTACCTATAACATGACGACGTGGCATATTAAATCCTTTATAATTAGTTTAATATTAAAAATATGTAATGTTATTTTAAATATTAAATATTTTAAAAACTATTTTTTATTTTTTTTAACTCCATATTTAGATCTAGATCTTTTTCGATCTTTTACACCAGCACAATCTAAAGCACCTCTAACTACATGATATCTAACACCAGGTAAATCTTTAACTCTACCTCCTCTTATCAAAATAACTGAATGCTCTTGTAAGTTATGACCTTCTCCTCCTATATAAGCGGTAACTTCAAAACCATTAGTTAATCTTACACGACAAACTTTACGTAAAGCAGAATTTGGTTTTTTAGGAGTAGTAGTATATACTCTTATGCATACTCCTCTTTTTTGAGGACATGATCCTAAAGCAGGAACATTACTTTTAGATTTTTTTTTGATTCTAGACTTTCTAACTAATTGATTTATAGTAGACATCATTACTCCAAATAATTTCAACAAATCAAAAAATAATTTTACCAAGAAATTGATTTTGAATGTTTTATTGTTAATTTAACAAATTCGTAATAATTAATTAATTTTATTTTTTTTGATATTTTATTTTTAATTCCTCTAGCATAAACGTCATTTTTTAATACATATAATTTAGCTGGACATTTTAAAAATTTTTCTAAAAAAATATTATTTTTAATAACAGATATAACACTATCTTGCAAAAATAATAAATCATCAGAAATTCTAATCATACTCAACAACAAATTTATATCAGTATCAAAAGGTGATTTAATCAAAATATGTAACATTATTGATTTTACTTAAAAAGTTATTATGTTATTATAATTATTTAATTTATTTAATAAATCTTTGTTGTTTAAAATATTAACATTTAAAAAAAAATTTTTTTTGCAAGTACTAATTCCTCTAATTTTTAAAGAATTTAAACAAACAAAAAAGTTTTTGATGTCATATAACGATAATATTTTAAATGCAGAACAATAATTTTTCGATAAAATATGATTTGGTTTTTGATGTTTTATTAATTGGAATACTCCATCACCTATAAAAAATAAAGAAATATTTTTTATAGCACAAGTGATGGATAAAACAATATCTAAACCTTCTCTACTCATGCTATTTCCGTGAGGTATTTTTTTAAATATAAAAGCTATAGATTTCATTTTTTAAAATTGTATTATACGATCAGAATTTATTATAAAAAAAGACAATGCCATCGATCCTATAAATTTAAAACCATGATGAAAATTATTTATATTTTTCTTTTTTTTGTTATCGAGATAAGATAATATACCTCTTCTCATACATGCCGAAGCACAAACATTTAATTTAAAACCAAATTTATTACTTAACTTATACCATTTATTAACTAAATTATATTCATCATTTGATGATTTTACAAAAAAGTTAGAATTTTGAACACCATCTGCAAAAAAAAACACTCCATATATTTTGTTTTTAGATGATAATAAAGTTTTTGCAAATAAGAAAGCTGTACTAGAATTTTGTGTTCCATATGGAGGACCAGAAACTATTATAGAAAATGTATGCAAAAAAAATCTCTTTTTAATATACAGTTAAATTATTTTTATTAAATTAATTATATTGGAATATAAATATAAAATCAAATATTAAATTGTTATAAAAATCACATATATAAAAAAATAAAAAATTATATAAAAATATCTTATGTACATTAATATTTTGCATGTTATAATTTAATTTATATCAAAAAATATTTGAATATAATATTAATTTTTTTATAAAACTATAATATAAAAAATATTTAAACAAATAAAAATGAAAATTTATATTTTGGAATAAATAAAATGATAATTAATAAAAAAAATTCACTAACTTTTATTAGTTTTTTATCTTATGCTTTTACTGGAGCTTTAGTTATTGTTACAGGTATAATTATAAATCAAGTGTCTGAATATTTCCAAATACCTTTATATAAAGCTGGAAATATTTTTAGTTTTTTAAATACTGGGATATTATGTTCTATATTTTTAAACTCATGGATGACAAATAATTTAAAAATAAAAAAACAACTAATATATAACTTCATATTAGTATTAATATCTATAATTTGTATTATTAAATGTCATAATATAAAAATATTTTCATTAAGCTTATTTGTATTAGGAATAGTTAGTGGAATAACTATGTCTATAGGTACATTTCTTATAACATATTTATATAATGATAAAAAAAGAGCTGCAAAAATATTATTAACTGATTCATTTTTTAGTATTTCAGGAATAATTTTTCCTTTAATAACAAATTTTTTATTAAATAAAAAAATCATATGGTATTGGATTTATGTAATAATTGCTATTATATATTTAAAAATTTTTATATTAACTGTAACTACAAAATTTCCTGTTATAAAAAAGTTTGGTTTAATCAAAAAAACACAAATAAAATTATCAAATATTAATATTATTTATATATTGTTAGGAGCATTGTTATATATATTAGGTCAATTAAGTTTTATATCATGGATACCAGAATATACAAATAAAATATTAGGTATTAAAATACAATATAGTGCTAAAATTATTAGTACTTTTTGGTTTTCTTATATGATAGGAATGTGGTTTTTTAGTTTTTTAATAAAATATTTTGATTTATATAAAATAACTACTTTTTTAATTGGTACATCAACAATTATAATGTATATAATAATTCATATAAAAAATATTATTTATTTAAAAATTTTGGTTATGATTTTAGGTTTTTTTTCTAGTGCAATTTATAGTAATATGATTACTATCGCATCAATGCAAAATAAATTTTTATCTCCACAATTAGTAAATTTAGTGTTAACTTTTGGAACAATTGGATCAATGTTAAGTCTTGTAGTTACTAGTAAAATAATACATAATTTTGGTTTATATGCTATTTTAAAATTTTCAAATTTATTATATTTAATAGTATTTTTTTTATTTTTTATTATTCAATTAAAAAGAAAATAATATTTATTTAATTATATTCATACATTCAAATATTTTTTTCATAGTTATCTTAGCTATACATCGAGCCTTTTTTGCACCATTTTTTAATATTTGTTTTAAAAAAAATTCGTTTTTTCTATATTTTAAATAATCAATTTTTATATTTTTTATAAGTTTATTTATTTCTTTATATACTTGTAGTTTAAAATCATTATATGAAGAATTTTTAAACATTAATTCTATATCTTCTATATTTTTATTAGTTAAACAAGAAAAAATATTTATCAAATTAGAAATTCCAGGTTTATTTTTATTATCATATTTAATAATAGGTGGGTTATCAGAATCAGTTTTAGCTTTTTTTATTTTTAAATATAAAGATTTTTCTTCTTCTAGTAAAAATATAGATCCATTATTATTAAAATCTGATTTAGACATTTTTTTAGTTGGATCAACTAAAGATTTAATTTTATAACCATTCTTAGATGTATGATAAGTAGGTATAGTAAATATTTTACCGTAATTCTTATTAAATCTTTTTGCAATATTACAAGTAAATTCTAAATGTTGTAATTGATCTTGTCCTACAGGAACAATGTTGGATTGATATAACAATATATCTGCTGCCATTAAAATAGGATAATTTAAAATACCAGCATTTATGTTATTTTTTCGATATGTGATTATTTTATTTTTAAATTGTATCATACGTTTTAATTCTCCAAAATATGAATAACAATTTAACAACCAAAATAATTCTGTATGTTCATGTACATGAGACTGAACAAAAATAATACTTTTGTCAGGATTAATACCACAAGATAAATATAAAGCTATTGTATCTAATACTCTATCATATAAAGAAGAGTTATTATTTTTATTTTGTATCGTTGTTATAGCATGTAAATCAGTTATACAATAAATACATTGATTATTATTTTGCAACTTAACCCATTCTCGTAAAACACCTATGTAGTTTCCTAACGTTAAATTTCCTGTTGGTTGTATACCACTAAATATAATAGAATATATATTTTTCATTTATCAATTTACTCTTTGAAAAAAAATTAAATATCAATTAAATAAATATTAATTAACAAAAACATGATGTACTTTTTCTAAAACATGTCTTATATTTGTAATAGCTTCTTTATAATTTTTGTAAGAAAATATTCCAGAACCTATAACAAATATATTTGCTCCTGATAAAGCTATATCAGCAATATTGTTAATATTAATGCCTCCATCTACTTCTAATAATATATTGTGTATACTATTATCAATTTTTTGACGTACTTCTCTTATTTTAGATAGAGTAGAAGTTATAAATTTTTGACCTCCCATACCAGGATTAACAGACATTAGCAATATTAAATCTAATTTATCCATAACATAATCTAAATAATTTAAAGGAGTGGATGGGTTAAATACAAGACCAGCTTTACATCCGTTATTTTTTATTAAATTTATGGTTTTATCTATATGTTCAGTTGCTTCTGGATGAAAACTAATAAAACTTGCACCAGCTTTTGCAAAATAAGGTATTAGATTATCAACTGGTTTAACCATAAGATGAACTTCTATAGGAGCTGTAATGTTATATTTTCTCAAAGATTTTAAAACCATAGGACCCATTGTTAAATTAGGAACGTAATGATTATCCATTACGTCAAAATGTATAATATCACCTCCAGCTAATAAAACATTAGAAGTTTCTTCCCCTAAACGTGCAAAATCAGCAGATAAGATAGAAGGAGCTAATAAAAAATTTTTCATACTTAAATTCCAATATAAAATATATACAATTTTTTTTAAGTTGATAATATTAAATAAAAATTAATTATAACATTAATTTTTAATAATTAAATTAATATTAATAACAATGTTAATAATTATGTTGTTTAGCTTTGTTAATAGCTGAAATAATTATTTTTTTGTCTGATATGTTTACTAATTTTACTTCACCTATTTTGGTAGGTATAACCATTCTCAATGTATCATAGGATGTTTTTTTATCTCTGATCATATATTTTAAATAATCATTTGGATACATATTATTAGGACCTTTAATTGGCAATTTAACTTTTTTTATAAGTTTAATAATATTTTTAGTATATTTGTGTTCTAATATATTTAATTCTTCACCTGTATAAGCAGCCATAATAATACCTGCTGATACAGCTTCTCCATGTAACCATTTACCATATCCTAAATAAGATTCTATAGCATGACCATAAGTATGACCTAAATTTAATAAAAACCTATCTTTTTTTTCCTTTTCGTCATTTTCAATTATTTTAGATTTTATGATACAACATTTTTTTATGCAATAAGACATATATTTAAAATCTAAAG is from Buchnera aphidicola (Taiwanaphis decaspermi) and encodes:
- a CDS encoding 50S ribosomal protein L23, which gives rise to MINKEKSFDILFGSHISEKSSIIMKKSNVLTIKVKRKCTKDQIKKSIKKIFNVNVIKINTLIVKKKLTNNKNKRTKYSKWKKAYITLSKNQNKDFMNITN
- the rplD gene encoding 50S ribosomal protein L4 → MELKLLDLTNKNIKLSKYVFGCNFNSSLIHQVITTYINSGRQGTKSQKNRSEVKGSGKKPWRQKGTGKARAGSFQSPIWRSGGVTFAARNKNYVRKINKKMYKKTLKIIFSELVRKNRLIIFNKFTINYPKTKILIKKLSFFNINNALIITEFLDNNLLLAARNLYNIDVVSVFCINPVNLIKFKKVVITTNALKKIEDKLS
- the rplC gene encoding 50S ribosomal protein L3, whose protein sequence is MIGLVGKKIGMTRIFNKKGISIPVTVIQIFKNRVVQVKNTPQNVCNTIQITTSSIKKNKKINKSIIGHYKKHGVTPGIGLWEFKNLDNTKFYEGQNIGVDIFNDINKVDITGISKGKGFAGTVKRWNFSMQDASHGNSLSHRAPGSIGQNQTPGRVFKGKKMSGHLGNHKVTIQNLKIVKINIKKELIIIKGSIPGFCGNNVIIRQSVKNI
- the rpsJ gene encoding 30S ribosomal protein S10; the encoded protein is MQNQRIRINLKAFDHRLIDQSTTEIVDTAKRTGAQVRGPIPLPTKTEKFTILISPHVNKDARDQYEIRTHKRIIDIVKPTEKTVDALMRLDLAAGVDVQISLG
- the tuf gene encoding elongation factor Tu codes for the protein MSKKKFERLKPHINVGTIGHVDHGKTTLTSAITTVLSKKYGGSAFAFDQIDNAPEEKERGITINTSHVEYDTLSRHYAHVDCPGHADYIKNMITGAAQMDGAILVVAATDGPMPQTREHILLARQVGVPYIIVFLNKCDMVDDEELLELVEMEVRDLLTQYDFPGDKTPIIRGSALKALDNEASWESKIIDLSNCLDKYIPTPVRAIDQPFLLPIEDVFSISGRGTVVTGRVESGVIKLGEEVEIVGIKKTTKTTCTGVEMFRKLLDEGRAGENVGILLRGIKREDIERGQVLSKPGTINPHLKFDAEVYVLSKEEGGRHTPFFKGYKPQFYFRTTDVTGSIELPENVEMVMPGDNIKMTVNLIHPIAMSNGLRFAIREGGRTVGAGIVTKVIN
- the fusA gene encoding elongation factor G; translated protein: MSRTTPIIHYRNIGISAHIDAGKTTTTERILFYTGVNHKIGEVHDGAATMDWMAQEQERGITITSASTTTFWSGMFKQFPSHRINIIDTPGHVDFTIEVERSMRVLDGVVMVYCAVGGVQPQSETVWRQANKYKVPRIAFVNKMDRMGANFFKVLKQIKSKLGSIPVPIQIPMGKENNFKGIIDLLTMKAIQWSEKDNGITFTYTKIPEKFLEISKKWNQKLIEYAAEFDEVLTEKYLNGKKITKKEIKLSLRNSSLNNRIVLVTCGSAFKNKGIQSLLDAIIDYLPSPIDVQSVKGHNKLKSKSFVYRATSDEEHFSALAFKISTDPFVGNLTFFRVYSGIVKSGDTILNPIKYNKERIGRIVQMHANKKEEIKEVRAGDIAAAIGLKNVTTGDTLCSVSNPIILEKIEFPEPVISIAVEPKTKVDQEKMGIALIRLAKEDPSFKVSTDKESNQTIISGMGELHLEIIIDRMKREFGVDSNIGNPQVSYRETIRNRVNDIEGKHIKQSGGRGQYGHVLIDMFPIEPDNESYIFLNEIKGGVIPGEYISAIDKGFKDQLKSGPLAGYPVVNIGIRLHFGSYHDVDSSEIAFKLAASIAFKKAFKIANPTILEPIMKVEVETPEEYMGDVIGDLNRRRGIITGMENSLHIGRIVTASVPLSEMFGYATNLRSQTQGRASYSMEFSKYNEAPNNISKNIIESRIK
- the rpsG gene encoding 30S ribosomal protein S7; protein product: MPRRHVIGSRKILKDPKFSSKLLAKFINILMVDGKKSIAEKIVYYALINLSKKTKKNELESFKHALENVKPTVEVKSRRVGGSTYQVPVEVRMVRRNALAMRWIVSSARKRSDKSMSIRLTNELLDALNNKGNAVKKKEEVHRMAEANKAFAHYRW
- the rpsL gene encoding 30S ribosomal protein S12, coding for MSTINQLVRKSRIKKKSKSNVPALGSCPQKRGVCIRVYTTTPKKPNSALRKVCRVRLTNGFEVTAYIGGEGHNLQEHSVILIRGGRVKDLPGVRYHVVRGALDCAGVKDRKRSRSKYGVKKNKK
- the tusB gene encoding sulfurtransferase complex subunit TusB, whose product is MLHILIKSPFDTDINLLLSMIRISDDLLFLQDSVISVIKNNIFLEKFLKCPAKLYVLKNDVYARGIKNKISKKIKLINYYEFVKLTIKHSKSISW
- the tusC gene encoding sulfurtransferase complex subunit TusC, with the translated sequence MKSIAFIFKKIPHGNSMSREGLDIVLSITCAIKNISLFFIGDGVFQLIKHQKPNHILSKNYCSAFKILSLYDIKNFFVCLNSLKIRGISTCKKNFFLNVNILNNKDLLNKLNNYNNIITF
- the tusD gene encoding sulfurtransferase complex subunit TusD — protein: MHTFSIIVSGPPYGTQNSSTAFLFAKTLLSSKNKIYGVFFFADGVQNSNFFVKSSNDEYNLVNKWYKLSNKFGFKLNVCASACMRRGILSYLDNKKKKNINNFHHGFKFIGSMALSFFIINSDRIIQF
- the tsgA gene encoding MFS transporter TsgA, yielding MIINKKNSLTFISFLSYAFTGALVIVTGIIINQVSEYFQIPLYKAGNIFSFLNTGILCSIFLNSWMTNNLKIKKQLIYNFILVLISIICIIKCHNIKIFSLSLFVLGIVSGITMSIGTFLITYLYNDKKRAAKILLTDSFFSISGIIFPLITNFLLNKKIIWYWIYVIIAIIYLKIFILTVTTKFPVIKKFGLIKKTQIKLSNINIIYILLGALLYILGQLSFISWIPEYTNKILGIKIQYSAKIISTFWFSYMIGMWFFSFLIKYFDLYKITTFLIGTSTIIMYIIIHIKNIIYLKILVMILGFFSSAIYSNMITIASMQNKFLSPQLVNLVLTFGTIGSMLSLVVTSKIIHNFGLYAILKFSNLLYLIVFFLFFIIQLKRK
- the trpS gene encoding tryptophan--tRNA ligase, which codes for MKNIYSIIFSGIQPTGNLTLGNYIGVLREWVKLQNNNQCIYCITDLHAITTIQNKNNNSSLYDRVLDTIALYLSCGINPDKSIIFVQSHVHEHTELFWLLNCYSYFGELKRMIQFKNKIITYRKNNINAGILNYPILMAADILLYQSNIVPVGQDQLQHLEFTCNIAKRFNKNYGKIFTIPTYHTSKNGYKIKSLVDPTKKMSKSDFNNNGSIFLLEEEKSLYLKIKKAKTDSDNPPIIKYDNKNKPGISNLINIFSCLTNKNIEDIELMFKNSSYNDFKLQVYKEINKLIKNIKIDYLKYRKNEFFLKQILKNGAKKARCIAKITMKKIFECMNIIK
- the rpe gene encoding ribulose-phosphate 3-epimerase, which gives rise to MKNFLLAPSILSADFARLGEETSNVLLAGGDIIHFDVMDNHYVPNLTMGPMVLKSLRKYNITAPIEVHLMVKPVDNLIPYFAKAGASFISFHPEATEHIDKTINLIKNNGCKAGLVFNPSTPLNYLDYVMDKLDLILLMSVNPGMGGQKFITSTLSKIREVRQKIDNSIHNILLEVDGGININNIADIALSGANIFVIGSGIFSYKNYKEAITNIRHVLEKVHHVFVN